The region TATTTCTATTACAGCCAGTGTGGAGAAGGAGTTCCTCCTTGTTCAGATACAGGATAATGGAGTAGGGATTTCAATGCAGCGTATGGAAGAAATTCAAAGAAGGCTGGCTTCAGATCAAGCACATGAAATTTCGAAGCATATGGGTATTGGAGTAAGTAACGTGGATCGCAGGATAAAGCTGGTTTTTGGACAGGAGTATGGTCTTAGGATTAGTAGTAGTGAAGGAGAGGGAACGAATATTCAAATGAGGTTTCCTCGCAGCAATTGGCTTAAGAAGTATGGGTAAAAGAGCTAAAAAAAAGACAAGGCTAGCTAAAGCTAGCCCAATTGCAAAGTCAACCATCTGCTATAATAAGCATCAAGACTATTTAATCTATAGAGGAGTGAAACGAATGGCGGTAGAATGGCAACAAGCAGAGCCTGGTGTAAAAAGAAGGATATATCCACCTGGTGCTACTTTGATGATGATGGAGGTACATTTTGAAAAAGGAGCTAGAGGATCAGAGCATAGCCATCCTCATGAACAATTCACCTACTGCTTGAAAGGGTGCTTTGAATTCACTATTGATGGGGAGAAGCACATTATTAAGCAGGGTGAGACTTTATCCATTCCTAGCAATAAAGTACATGGAGCGCTGGCGCTAGAAGAAGGGGCTTTGCTAGACTGCTTTACACCATTGCGAGATGATCTTTTAAACTCATATTAAGCGCTAATTCAGGGAATAGCTTAACGATAAGTATGAAGGTCTAAAATAGGATATGTATTAAAAGCTTAGGTTACGAAGATATTCTTTGTAGGCTAAGCTTTTTTAAGTGAAGGGTTCAAATTAAAAGTTCGGATTAAAGTTGCAGCATGATTCCCTGAGGATCTAAAAAAAAGCGATAGCAAGCTAAAGAATATCCCTAGAGCCCGCCTGTAGGAGTGCTAAAATGAGGAGGAATACGAGTTTAACAGAGTAAGCTGAAATGTAAGCGTTTTAAAGGAGGGTGCTCTATGGAAAATCGTTATGCTACGAATCCACAGGAGGCTAAGCATTACACAACAGAAAAACTGAGAGAAGAGTATTTAATTGAGCTATTATTTGAGGACAACAAGCTTCACCTTACTTATTCTCACGAGGATAGAGTAGTGATAGGTGGGGCAGTTCCGAAAGACAAGGTACTTAAGCTCGATGCGGGAAACTTTCTAAAGACGGCTTATTTTCTTGAACGGAGAGAGATTGGGATTGTTAATATAGGCGGTAATGGTGTAATTATGGTAGGAGACATGACCTACGTATTGTCTACGAAGGAAGCTCTTTATATTGGTAAGGGGAATAAAGAGGTACTTTTTGAAAGCAGGGATATAGCCAATCCTGCAAAATTCTATTTAGTCTCAACAACGGCACATCAAAGTTATCCTACAGTTAAGGTATCACTAGATGAAGCACAGCCTGTTCATCTGGGTTCTGATGCTGAATCCAATAAAAGAACAATTTATAAATACATTCATGCTGATGGAGCAAAAAGCTGCCAGCTTATGCTTGGTATGACTATTCTTGCCCCTAATAACATGTGGAACACAATGCCAGCACATCTTCATGACCGGAGAATGGAGGTTTATCTCTATTTTGATTTAACTGAAGCAGGAAGAGTGTTTCACTTCATGGGTCAGCCCCATGAAACGAGGCACCTCGTAGTGAAGAATGAACAAGCGATGATTTCCCC is a window of Bacillus horti DNA encoding:
- the kduI gene encoding 5-dehydro-4-deoxy-D-glucuronate isomerase translates to MENRYATNPQEAKHYTTEKLREEYLIELLFEDNKLHLTYSHEDRVVIGGAVPKDKVLKLDAGNFLKTAYFLERREIGIVNIGGNGVIMVGDMTYVLSTKEALYIGKGNKEVLFESRDIANPAKFYLVSTTAHQSYPTVKVSLDEAQPVHLGSDAESNKRTIYKYIHADGAKSCQLMLGMTILAPNNMWNTMPAHLHDRRMEVYLYFDLTEAGRVFHFMGQPHETRHLVVKNEQAMISPPWSIHSGVGTSNYTFIWAMAGENDSFADMEPVAMETLK
- a CDS encoding cupin domain-containing protein, with translation MAVEWQQAEPGVKRRIYPPGATLMMMEVHFEKGARGSEHSHPHEQFTYCLKGCFEFTIDGEKHIIKQGETLSIPSNKVHGALALEEGALLDCFTPLRDDLLNSY